DNA sequence from the Sporichthya brevicatena genome:
AGCACCTCCTCGGCGGCCGCGGCCGACAGACCGGCCAACTCGGGCGCGGGCTCGACCCGCGCGCCCTCGGCATCGACGAGCAGGACCGAGAGGTCGTCCGCCCGCCCGCGGACGACGAGCGCGTCGTGGCCGGTGAGCTTCCCGGCGATCGCGAACTGACTCGACGCCAGGGCATCGGTCAGCAGGCCGGTCAGCGGCGACTTGGCGACGACAGCGAACTTGGCGCTGGTCGTCAGCGGCGTCCCGACCAGCGGGGAGAACACGAAGGCCAACGGCGCCTCGGGAGCGAGCGGATCCACGCCGGCCGGACCCAGGCGCTGCAGCAGGTAGGTCCCGAGCCCCACCCCACCGAGGTAGGAACGCAGTACGTCGGCGCCGAGCTCGTCACGGGACACCTCGACCCCGGCGGCGCTCACGTCGAGGACGAGCGCCGCCCCGAAGTACCCGCCCGGAGCCATGCTCCGAAGGGTAGGCCGCCTCAGCCGCCCGCGTCGGCGGAGATGAACGCGACGGAGTCCCCGGCCGCCAGCACCACCTCGGGGTCGCGGCTGATGCGCTCCCCGTTCAACGCGGCCACCACGTGCAGGTTCAGCTCCAGACCGACGGCGGCGGCCGCCTCACCGAGCGTGCGCGCCCGGACGGTCAGCGATCGGGTCCGGGCGCGGCTCGCCAGCGCGCCGTAGCAACTGACCCGCACCTCGGGAACGTCGGACACAGCCGGGACGGTACCCCGGGTCAGGCGGTCGCCTCGCCCGTCACCGCGTCCCGGCCGTAGCCGGTCAGGTACGGCAGCCAGCGCGGGTCGTGCCGGCCGGTCCCGAGGATCCGCCAGGCCGGGCCGCTCGGCTGCCGGGGCGCGACGCGGACCGCCCAGCCGAGCTCGGAGATCTCGCGGTCGCTCTTGACGTGGTTGCAACGCCGGCAGGCGGCGACGACGTTCTCCCACGTGTGCTGACCACCGCGGCTGCGCGGGATCACGTGGTCGACGCTGTTGGCGGGGGCGCCGCAGTAGACGCAGCGCCCGCCGTCCCGGGCAAAGATTGCGCGCCGGGTCAACGGGACTCCGGCGCGATAGGGCACCCGCACATAGCGGTGCAGACGGACCACCGCTGGTAACGGCACCGCGGCGGCGGCGCTGTGCAGCACCGAGCCGGAGTCCTCCACCGAGGTCGCCTTGTGGTTCAGGACGAGGACGAGCGCGCGTCGGGACGGCACGACGCACAGCGGTTCGTACGTCGCGTTCAGGACCAGGGCGTGGCCCACGCGAGCCTCCTCGCAGATCAGACCCGGCGCATGGCACGCGCCGGGCTGCACCCCCAGTGTCGGTGACGAACGCCGATTCGGCCAGAAGTTTCGTCCCGCCACGCGGCATCGGCTACCGAGCGCAACCTCGGCGAACCCGCCCCGGCGGCGATATACATTGCGGCCATGCCCCGATCGGACCACCGTTCGACCCCCCAGCCAGGCCCGTCCGGGCCGGTGATCGCGTGAACACCAAGCCCCCGCCCCGGCCCGCTGTCAAGCAGGCGATGGCCATCGCCGCCCAGTACAAGGACAAGCCCGAGGACAAGGCCGCGATGATGGTCGCGGCCCAGATCCGGATGTTCTGGGACCCGCACATGCAGAAGCTGCTCCGCGGCGGCATCGCCGCGGGCGAGGTCGACGACCCGGTGATCCTCAAGGCCGTCGACCTGATCTAGCCGATCTAGCCGGCCTGGTCGAGCCGCGCCCCCAGGTCCGCGGCCAGGACCGCGTCATGGAGGGCCGCGGCGGCGAGGGTCGACGGTCGCTGATGGCCGGTGACCAGGCCGACCGCCGGCGTGTGCGGCGTCGGCCGGATCGGGATCAGCCGCAGCCCGTCCGGGACCCCGTAGCTCTGCGCCCAGGGGTGCGCGACGACGCTCGACCACCGGCGCGTGCGCAGGTGGGCGTACAGGGACTCGACGGTGTCCGCCTCGACGACGACGTCGGCCCGCACGCCCGCCTCGGCCAGTGCCGCGTCGAGGATCCGCCGGTTCTGCATGGTGGTGGACAGGGCGCACATCGGGACGCCGGCCAGGTCGGCCCAGGACAGGGTCTCGCGGTCGGCGAGCGGCCCCGAGTCCGGCGTGAGCAGCAGGTAGCGCTCGCGGTAGAGCGGGAGGACGCGGGTGTGCGCGTCGGGTTCCTCCGGGAGGTAGGTCAGCCCGGCGTCGAGCTCGAACTCGGCCAGTCCCCGGACGATCTCGGCGGAGGACAGGACCTCGATCCGCATTCGCGCACGCGGATGACGGTCCGTCAGAGCGACGGTGATCGCGGGCAGGATCGGCACCGCGGTGGGGATCGCCCCGACGCGGACGGTCGCGGTCAGACCGTGCTGCAGCCGGTCCAGGTCCAGCAGCAGCGCGTCCCGCTCGGCGAGGATCCGGTGCGCCCAGCCGAGGACCTGACCGCCCTCCTCGGTCAGACCGCCGTAGCGCTGACCGCGGCGCACGATCTGCACGCCGAGCTGCTGCTCGAGCTTGCGCACGGCGGCCGACAACGCCGGCTGGCTGACGTGGCACGCGGCCGCTGCGCGGCCGAAGTGCTGCTCGCGGTGCAGCGCCACCAGGTACTCCAACTGGCGCAGCAGGATGTCGCCGGACACCTGGCCAGGATAGCCCGCTGACGTGCACTGATAAACGTCGTTTATCGCTGGATCGACACGTTGAGGTTGCTGCACCGCCCTGCGGTCGCGCAGCGTGAAGCACCCGACCCGGCAGGACCACCCATGACCTTCCGCGCCCCGGCGCCACCGCGTGCCGACCGCATCCGCGCGATCGCCGCGGCCCACGCCGCCGAACGCGGGCCGCTGCTCGTCATCCTCCACGCCGTCCAGGCCGAGTTCGGTTTTCTCGA
Encoded proteins:
- a CDS encoding HNH endonuclease; the encoded protein is MGHALVLNATYEPLCVVPSRRALVLVLNHKATSVEDSGSVLHSAAAAVPLPAVVRLHRYVRVPYRAGVPLTRRAIFARDGGRCVYCGAPANSVDHVIPRSRGGQHTWENVVAACRRCNHVKSDREISELGWAVRVAPRQPSGPAWRILGTGRHDPRWLPYLTGYGRDAVTGEATA
- a CDS encoding LysR family transcriptional regulator, translating into MSGDILLRQLEYLVALHREQHFGRAAAACHVSQPALSAAVRKLEQQLGVQIVRRGQRYGGLTEEGGQVLGWAHRILAERDALLLDLDRLQHGLTATVRVGAIPTAVPILPAITVALTDRHPRARMRIEVLSSAEIVRGLAEFELDAGLTYLPEEPDAHTRVLPLYRERYLLLTPDSGPLADRETLSWADLAGVPMCALSTTMQNRRILDAALAEAGVRADVVVEADTVESLYAHLRTRRWSSVVAHPWAQSYGVPDGLRLIPIRPTPHTPAVGLVTGHQRPSTLAAAALHDAVLAADLGARLDQAG
- a CDS encoding formate dehydrogenase subunit delta, whose translation is MNTKPPPRPAVKQAMAIAAQYKDKPEDKAAMMVAAQIRMFWDPHMQKLLRGGIAAGEVDDPVILKAVDLI